A DNA window from Vigna angularis cultivar LongXiaoDou No.4 chromosome 1, ASM1680809v1, whole genome shotgun sequence contains the following coding sequences:
- the LOC108322693 gene encoding uncharacterized protein LOC108322693 isoform X1, protein MPATPPCNKGSSTVFVFTPRQVLLSNQTMKNTAQNGTLNSKRESTLLLHHAIARYLELSGFSKTLKKFRSEAQLEKNDFEESRLDLEEMHLKYLEICGKDAKANINDQNEQVADVPDKNKEGKSKEKKKKKSKLVSESLANSVQGNQLESVTTVADNKVSADVSTDVKVINGSETQKKSKSKSKKKDKRSGQSDEIAHTEDPNETVLKEENIEFSSKEKTSEEKKDSKKRKRTISEENGQEVADVKADEENKRRKIENINASKESTKENIENTAEKSSVQRSQKKQQKESVEKPVKTAFQRVQVDKIQFTDERLQDNSYWAKDGAENGYGAKAAEILDQVRGRGFRHEKTKKKRGSYRGGQIDLQSHSVKFNYSDEE, encoded by the exons ATGCCTGCAACTCCACCGTGTAACAAAGGAAGTTCTACCGTATTCGTTTTCACTCCTCGCCAAGTTTTGTTAAGCAACCAAACCATGAAGAACACTGCGCAGAATGGAACTCTAAACTCCAAGCGGGAATCCACACTTCTCCTTCACCATGCCATTGCCCGTTACTTGGAACTCTCTGGCTTCTCCAAGACGCTCAAAAAATTCCGCTCCGAAGCGCAACTCGAG aaaaatgattttgaggAATCGCGGCTTGATCTAGAAGAAATGCACCTGAAGTATTTAGAAATATG TGGTAAAGATGCTAAGGCAAATATCAATGATCAAAATGAGCAAG TTGCAGATGTGCCGGACAAAAACAAAGAGGGTAAAtccaaggaaaagaagaaaaagaaaagcaagtTAGTCTCTGAGTCTCTCGCTAATAGTGTGCAAGGCAATCAATTGGAGTCTGTTACTACTGTTGCAGATAATAAAGTAAGCGCTGATGTTTCTACAGATGTTAAAGTTATTAATGGTTCTGAGACGCAGAAAAAATCCAAGTCTAAGTCGAAAAAGAAAGACAAGCGAAGTGGTCAAAGTGATGAAATAGCACATACTGAAGATCCCAATGAAACTGTTTTGAAGGAAGAGAATATTGAATTCTCAAGCAAAGAGAAGACAAGTGAGGAGAAAAAAGAttctaagaaaagaaaaagaacaatttCTGAAGAAAATGGTCAAGAGGTTGCAGATGTAAAGGCAGATGAAGAAAACAAACgcagaaaaatagaaaatataaatgcaTCTAAGGAGTCAACCAAGGAAAACATTGAGAACACTGCAGAGAAATCTTCTGTACAGAGGTCTCAGAAGAAACAGCAAAAGGAATCAGTTGAG AAACCAGTCAAGACGGCATTTCAGCGAGTACAAGTTGACAAGATACAGTTTACGGATGAAAGGCTCCAGGATAACTCTTACTGGGCAAAG GATGGTGCCGAGAATGGTTATGGTGCTAAAGCAGCAGAAATTCTTGACCAAGTTAGAGGAAG GGGTTTTCGTCATGAGAAAACCAAGAAGAAACGTGGAAGCTATCGGGGAGGCCAAATTGATTTGCAATCTCACTCAGTAAAGTTTAATTATTCTGACGAGGAATGA
- the LOC108322693 gene encoding uncharacterized protein LOC108322693 isoform X2: MPATPPCNKGSSTVFVFTPRQVLLSNQTMKNTAQNGTLNSKRESTLLLHHAIARYLELSGFSKTLKKFRSEAQLEKNDFEESRLDLEEMHLKYLEICGKDAKANINDQNEQDVPDKNKEGKSKEKKKKKSKLVSESLANSVQGNQLESVTTVADNKVSADVSTDVKVINGSETQKKSKSKSKKKDKRSGQSDEIAHTEDPNETVLKEENIEFSSKEKTSEEKKDSKKRKRTISEENGQEVADVKADEENKRRKIENINASKESTKENIENTAEKSSVQRSQKKQQKESVEKPVKTAFQRVQVDKIQFTDERLQDNSYWAKDGAENGYGAKAAEILDQVRGRGFRHEKTKKKRGSYRGGQIDLQSHSVKFNYSDEE, translated from the exons ATGCCTGCAACTCCACCGTGTAACAAAGGAAGTTCTACCGTATTCGTTTTCACTCCTCGCCAAGTTTTGTTAAGCAACCAAACCATGAAGAACACTGCGCAGAATGGAACTCTAAACTCCAAGCGGGAATCCACACTTCTCCTTCACCATGCCATTGCCCGTTACTTGGAACTCTCTGGCTTCTCCAAGACGCTCAAAAAATTCCGCTCCGAAGCGCAACTCGAG aaaaatgattttgaggAATCGCGGCTTGATCTAGAAGAAATGCACCTGAAGTATTTAGAAATATG TGGTAAAGATGCTAAGGCAAATATCAATGATCAAAATGAGCAAG ATGTGCCGGACAAAAACAAAGAGGGTAAAtccaaggaaaagaagaaaaagaaaagcaagtTAGTCTCTGAGTCTCTCGCTAATAGTGTGCAAGGCAATCAATTGGAGTCTGTTACTACTGTTGCAGATAATAAAGTAAGCGCTGATGTTTCTACAGATGTTAAAGTTATTAATGGTTCTGAGACGCAGAAAAAATCCAAGTCTAAGTCGAAAAAGAAAGACAAGCGAAGTGGTCAAAGTGATGAAATAGCACATACTGAAGATCCCAATGAAACTGTTTTGAAGGAAGAGAATATTGAATTCTCAAGCAAAGAGAAGACAAGTGAGGAGAAAAAAGAttctaagaaaagaaaaagaacaatttCTGAAGAAAATGGTCAAGAGGTTGCAGATGTAAAGGCAGATGAAGAAAACAAACgcagaaaaatagaaaatataaatgcaTCTAAGGAGTCAACCAAGGAAAACATTGAGAACACTGCAGAGAAATCTTCTGTACAGAGGTCTCAGAAGAAACAGCAAAAGGAATCAGTTGAG AAACCAGTCAAGACGGCATTTCAGCGAGTACAAGTTGACAAGATACAGTTTACGGATGAAAGGCTCCAGGATAACTCTTACTGGGCAAAG GATGGTGCCGAGAATGGTTATGGTGCTAAAGCAGCAGAAATTCTTGACCAAGTTAGAGGAAG GGGTTTTCGTCATGAGAAAACCAAGAAGAAACGTGGAAGCTATCGGGGAGGCCAAATTGATTTGCAATCTCACTCAGTAAAGTTTAATTATTCTGACGAGGAATGA